In one window of Toxotes jaculatrix isolate fToxJac2 chromosome 10, fToxJac2.pri, whole genome shotgun sequence DNA:
- the med7 gene encoding mediator of RNA polymerase II transcription subunit 7, whose amino-acid sequence MGEPQQVSALPPPPMQYIKEYTDENIRKGLAPKPPPPIRDSYMMFGNQFQCDEIIIRPLESQGIERLHPMQFDHKRELKKLNMSILVNFLDLLDILIKSPGSIKREEKLEDLKLLFVHMHHLINEYRPHQARETLRVMMEVQKRQRLETAERFQKHLERVVEMIQGCLASLPDDLPQMEGADGAGDGTRSGSAAAGMGCSSGQAPRLKSEPMDVEEAGASCMAVGQQDKSSPTAKRDKIWDKDAAMCSIIDEIA is encoded by the coding sequence ATGGGTGAACCACAGCAGGTTAGTGCCCTGCCCCCTCCACCCATGCAGTACATCAAAGAatacacagatgaaaacattcGTAAGGGTCTGGCTCCTAAGCCACCTCCGCCCATCAGAGACAGCTACATGATGTTTGGCAACCAGTTCCAGTGTGACGAGATCATCATTCGGCCTCTGGAGAGCCAAGGCATTGAGAGGCTCCATCCCATGCAGTTTGACCACAAACGAGAGCTTAAGAAGCTGAACATGTCCATTCTCGTGAACTTTCTGGACCTGCTGGACATCCTCATCAAGAGCCCTGGCAGTATAAAACGTGAAGAGAAGCTGGAGGACTTAAAGCTTCTGTTTGTTCACATGCACCACTTGATAAATGAGTACAGGCCGCATCAAGCCAGGGAGACGCTGAGGGTGATGATGGAGGTGCAGAAGAGACAGAGGCTTGAGACGGCTGAAAGGTTCCAGAAACATCTGGAGAGGGTGGTGGAGATGATTCAGGGGTGCCTTGCCTCCCTACCTGATGACTTACCACAGATGGAGGGTGCAGATGGGGCTGGAGATGGGACAAGGAGTGGATCTGCAGCAGCCGGTATGGGTTGTTCCTCTGGACAGGCCCCCAGGCTGAAAAGTGAACCTATGGATGTCGAGGAAGCAGGTGCCAGCTGTATGGCAGTGGGTCAGCAGGACAAGAGCAGCCCTACtgcaaaaagagacaaaatatgGGACAAGGATGCCGCCATGTGCAGTATTATTGATGAAATTGCTTAA